The sequence CGTCCTCGACCCCTCCGGCGACGGCCCCTGGATCGCGGACGCGACGCCCGGACCCTCGACCCGCAAAAACGTGCACCGCCCGATCCGCTGACCTGCGATCATCGCCGGACGTCGGACAGACGTACGAGGATGAGTACGAGTACTGGTACGCGTACGAGCACAGCGCGAGGCGGACGAGAACGATGTCGACGGCCGAGGAAGACCGCACCAGCCGACGGCTGGCCTGGTGCGTGGCGCACCTGCTACGCCACGCACCGGACCACGTCGTCACCGACATGATCGGCAGGCTGGACGAGCCCACCCGCAAGTACCTGTGCCGGGACGAGTGGCTGTCGGCCTCGACCGTCACGCTGCTCCTGCGCCACGGCGGCGCCACCGACCGGACCTTCATCGCGCGCAACCCCCGGGTCGTCGGCCGGCCGCTCCCCGGCCTGCCCGGACCCGCCCGCTACGCCCGCCGCCGCACACCCCCCGAACTCCTGCCGGTGCTCCGCGCCGAGCTCGGCAGGGACCCCGCCGAGGAACCGTTGACCACGACCGAGCTCGTCGGCCTGCTGCGCCGGCACGGCCGGCGCGGACCGCGGGTCCCGCTGGACATCCTGGCGCTGCGGCACCGACCGGACCCGGGAGCGCTGCTCGCCGAGCACCTGCGCGAGCCGCTGCCGACCGGCGCGGTCGAGGCCCTGCTGCTCGCCCTGGACCTGCCCCTGGAGACCGTCCACGCCTTCCTGGCCGCCCCGCAGGGGCCGTCGGACGGGCGCTCCTGGCACCGGCCCGCCGTCCGCGCCGTGCGGATGGGCCGGGTCACGCACGAGGAACTCGTCACCCACGTCGCCCCCGCGCACCGGACCCTGCTGCTCGCCCGCCTCCCCGACACCGCCGGTCTGCGCTGGACCCTGCCCGAACAGGCCGGCATGCAGACGGCCGTCCTGCGGGCGCTGCGCCCGCTGGGGGACGACCCGCGCCTGTGGGCGGAACTGCTGCGGCACGCCCCCGGACACCAGGGCCCGCTGCCCGCCCTGGTCGCCGCCCTGACCGACGGCACCGTGCCCGAGGCGGCCGACGCGGGTGAGCCCGGCCCCGACCTCGTCCGCGCCGTACGCCACCTGACGCCGACGGCCGGCGAGCCCTACGGGGGCGTGGAACGCGAGCTGGCCCTGACGAGCCTCGCTGTACCGATGGACAGCGTCGCGGAGGACATCCGCTGGGTGCGCGACTGCCTCGACCGCGGCCTGCTCACCGGCCAGGACGTGATCCGGCACAAGCTGCCCGCCTGCTGGGCCCTCGATCAGGACCACTGGCTGGGCGACGTGGACCATCCCGACCGGCACAACCGCCCCGCGGCCGTCCTTGCCTCCCACGCCGAGGCCGACCGGCTGCTGGCCCTCGCCCTCGACGAGGACCCCGAAGCCTGGTGGACCGTGGCCCGTACGCTCCCGGAGTTCGCCGGAACCCTCCCGCACCTGCTCCTGCGGGTAACGGAAGGGGGCTCCGTGTCCGGCCGCTCGTGACTTGCGGCAACAATGGGGGGCATGAGCGACCGCCCAGCCCCCCTCGCCGACCCGCACCTCCTCTTCGACCCCGCGGCCGGCCTCCGGGACATCGTCATCCTCGGGTCCACCGGGTCCATCGGAACCCAGGCCATCGATCTCGCCCTGCGCAACCCCGACCGGTTCAGGGTCACCGCGCTGTCCGCCGCCGGCGGGCGGGTGGAGCTGCTGGCCGATCAGGCCCGGCAGCTGCGGGTCCAGACCGTGGCCGTGGCCCGCGAGGACGTCGTACCGGCCCTGAAAGAGGCGCTGAGCGCCCGGTACGGGCCGTCCGAGCCGCTGCCCGAGATCCTGGCCGGTCCGGACGCCGCGGCCGAACTCGCCGCCTCCGAGTGCCACACCGTCCTCAACGGCATCACCGGTTCCATCGGCCTCGCGCCGACCCTCGCCGCTCTGCGGGCGGGCCGGACCCTGGCCCTGGCCAACAAGGAGTCGCTGATCGTCGGCGGTCCGCTGGTCAAGGCCCTCGCGAAGCCCGGCCAGATCATCCCCGTGGACTCCGAGCACGCCGCGCTCTTCCAGGCGCTGGCCGCCGGCACCCGCGCCGACGTCCGCAAGCTCGTGGTGACCGCCTCCGGCGGCCCCTTCCGCGGCCGTACCCGCGCCGAGCTGGGACGCGTCACCGTCGAGGACGCGCTCGCCCACCCCACCTGGGCCATGGGCCCGGTGATCACCGTCAACTCGGCGACCCTGGTCAACAAGGGGCTGGAGGTCATCGAGGCGCACCTGCTCTACGACATCCCCTTCGAGCAGATCGAGGTCGTGGTCCACCCGCAGTCCTACGTGCACTCGATGGTGGAGTTCACCGACGGTTCCACGCTCGCCCAGGCCACCCCGCCGGACATGCGCGGCCCCATCGCGATCGGCCTCGGCTGGCCCCAGCGGATCCCGGACGCGGCCCCCGCCTTCGACTGGACCAAGGCATCCACCTGGGAGTTCTTCCCGCTGGACACCGACGCCTTCCCCTCGGTGGGCCTCGCCCGGCACGTGGGCACCCTCGGCGGCACCGCCCCGGCCGTGTTCAACGCGGCCAACGAGGAGTGCGTGGAAGCATTCCTGGCAGGTCGGCTGCCGTTCACAGCAATCATGGATACGGTCTCTGCCGTGGTCGATGAGCACGGGACACCTGAGTCGGGAACCTCCCTGACGGTCCAGGACGTCCTAGAAGCGGAGGCCTGGGCCAGGGCCCGGGCGCGGGAGATGGCGGCTCGGGCCGCCGCGGAGGCGCGCGCATGACACTACTGATGACGGTGCTCGGGGTCGTGGTCTTCGCGGTCGGCCTGCTGGTCTCGATCGCCTGGCACGAGCTGGGGCACCTCTCCACGGCCAAGATCTTCGGCATTCGCGTGCCGCAGTACATGGTGGGCTTCGGCCCGACCATCTGGTCGCGGAGGAAGGGCGAGACCGAGTACGGGATCAAGGCCATCCCGATGGGCGGCTACATCCGCATGATCGGGATGTTCCCGCCCGGCGAGGACGGCAAGGTCACCGCCCGCTCCACCTCTCCGTTCCGGTCGATGATCGAGGACGCGCGCTCGGCCGCGTACGAGGAGCTCCAGCCCGGGGACGACACCCGGCTCTTCTACACGCGCAAGCCGTGGAAGCGCGTGATCGTGATGTTCGCCGGGCCGTTCATGAACCTCGTCCTGGCCGTGGCGATCTTCCTCACGACCCTGATGACCTTCGGGCTCAACACCCAGACCACCTCGGTCGCCACCGTCTCGGACTGCGTCATCCAGCAGAGCGAGAAGCGCGACAAGTGCGTCCCCGGCGACCCGGCCGCCCCCGCCAAGGCCGCGGGCCTGAAGGCCGGCGACAAGATCGTCGCCTTCGACGGTCGACCGGTCGGCGACTGGTCCGCCCTGCAGAAGGACATCCGCGCCACCGTCGGACCCGCCACGATCACGGTGGAGCGGGCCGGGCAGCGGGTGGACCTCAAGGCGAACCTGATCGAGAACAAGGTCGCCAAGACGGACGGTAGCGGCCGCTACGTCAAGGACGAGTACGTCACCGCGGGCTTCCTCGGCTTCGCCCCCGCCTCCGGCTACGTACCGCAGTCCTTCGGCCAGTCCGTCGACCGCATGGGCGAGATGATGCAGGCCGGCGTGGAGTCGCTGGTCGCCCTTCCCTCCAAGGTCCCGGACCTGTGGAACGCGGCCTTCAACGGGGCCGAGCGCAAGCAGGACAGCCCCATGGGCGTCGTCGGTGCCGCGCGGGTCAGCGGTGAGATCTTCACCCTCGACATCCCCGCCCAGCACCAGCTGGTCTTCTTCCTCAACCTGCTGGCCGGCTTCAACCTCTCGCTGTTCCTGTTCAACATGCTGCCCCTGCTCCCGCTCGACGGCGGGCACATCGCCGGCGCCCTGTGGGAATCGTTCCGGCGCACCGTCGCCCGGATCTTCCGACGCCCCGACCCGGGCCCGTTCGACGTGGCGAAGCTGATGCCCGTCGCGTACGTGGTCGCGGGCCTGTTCATCTGCTTCACCCTGCTGGTGATGGTCGCGGACGTGGTGAACCCGATCAAGATCACCTAGTTTGTGGGGGCTCTACCCCAGCACCACCGGAGCCGGGCACGGATCGTGCCCGGCTCCCTACGTTCGGGTGGCGGACCCCTCGGATGCACGGGCCGCGCCGTGGTTGGCGTAATCTCGAAGCCTGGAGCCCGCCGATCTCGGGACCTTGATCCACACCTTGGGGTTGCACAGCAGATGACTGCCATCTCTCTCGGAATGCCGGCCGTACCGACGAAGCTTGCCGACCGCAGGGTCAGCCGCAAGATCCAGGTCGGCAAGGTGGCCGTCGGCGGCGACGCACAGATCTCCGTGCAGTCGATGACCACGACCAGGACCTCCGACATCGGGGCGACGCTCCAGCAGATCGCCGAGCTCACCGCCTCCGGCTGCGACATCGTCCGCGTGGCCTGCCCCACCCAGGACGACGCCGACGCCCTCGCCGTGATCGCCAAGAAGTCGCAGATCCCGGTCATCGCCGACATCCACTTCCAGCCCAAGTACGTGTTCGCCGCGATCGACGCCGGCTGCGCCGCGGTCCGGGTGAACCCGGGCAACATCAAGCAGTTCGACGACAAGGTCAAGGAGATCGCGAAGGCCGCGAACGAGACGCGCACGCCGATCCGCATCGGTGTGAACGCCGGCTCCCTCGACGCCCGCCTGCTGAAGAAGTACGGCAAGGCCACCCCCGAGGCGCTGGTCGAGTCCGCGCTCTGGGAGGCCTCCCTCTTCGAGGAGCACGGCTTCGGCGACATCAAGATCTCGGTCAAGCACAACGACCCGGTCGTCATGGTCAACGCCTACCGCCAGCTCGCCGCCGCCTGCGACTACCCGCTGCACCTGGGCGTCACCGAGGCCGGTCCCGCCTTCCAGGGCACCATCAAGTCCGCCGTCGCCTTCGGCGCGCTGCTCTCCGAGGGCATCGGCGACACCATCCGCGTCTCCCTCTCCGCCCCGCCGGCGGAGGAGGTCAAGGTCGGCATCCAGATCCTGGAGTCCCTGAACCTCAAGCCGCGCCGCCTGGAGATCGTCTCCTGCCCGTCCTGCGGCCGCGCCCAGGTCGACGTCTACAAGCTGGCCGAGGAGGTCACGGCGGGCCTGGAGGGCATGGAGGTCCCGCTGCGCGTCGCGGTCATGGGCTGCGTCGTCAACGGCCCGGGCGAGGCCCGCGAGGCCGACCTCGGTGTCGCCTCCGGCAACGGCAAGGGCCAGATCTTCGTGAAGGGCGAGGTCATCAAGACCGTCCCCGAGTCGAAGATCGTGGAGACCCTCATCGAAGAGGCCATGAAGATCGCCGAGCAGATGGAGAAGGACGGCGTCATGAGCGGCGAGCCCACCGTCGCCATCGGCGTCTGATCTCTCCGAGCGATTCCGCGTCGTCAGTGGCCCCGGTACCGTTCCCGCAGTTCGGGGGCGTGCCGGGGCTCTTTCGTGACCTCGGACGCGGCATCCCCGGGCGCCGCCGGGTACAGTGCGGAGATCAGCAGACTTGCATGGTGAGGCCCCAGTGTTGACGCAGACCACCACCCGGGTCCTTGAGCCCAGTGATCTCGACGCCGCGATGGAAATCCTCGGACGCGAGCCGGTCGAGAACGCCTTCGTCACCTCCCGGGTCCAGGTCGCCGGACTCGACCCCTGGCGCCTGGGCGGCGAGATGTGGGGCTGGTACGCCGACGGCGAGCTCCGCTCGCTCTGCTACGCGGGCGCCAATCTGGTCCCCGTCTGCGCCGGCCCCGACGCCGTACGCGCCTTCGCCGACCGGGCCCGCCGCACCGGTCGCCGCTGCTCCTCCATCGTGGGCCCCGCCGAGGCCACCCGACTGCTGTGGCAGCTCCTGGAGCCCAGCTGGGGCCCGGCCCGCGAGGTCCGCTCCCACCAGCCGCTCATGGTCATCGAGCGCCCGTCCACCACGGTCGAGGCCGACCCGCAGGTCCGCCGGATCCGCAAGGACGAGATGGAACTGATCATGCCCGCCTGCGTGGCCATGTTCACCGAGGAGGTCGGCATCTCCCCGATGGCCGGTGACGGCGGGCTGCTCTACCAGGCCCGCGTCGCCGAGCTCGTCGCCAGTGGCCGCTCCTTCGCCCGCGTCGACGACGGCAAGGTCGTCTTCAAGGCCGAGATCGGCGCCGCCACCACCCGCGCCTGCCAGATCCAGGGCGTGTGGGTCGACCCCGAGTTCCGCGGCCTCGGCCACTCGGAGAGCGGCATGGCCGCCGTCGTCGCCTACGCGCTGCGCGACGTCGCCCCCGTGGTCAGCCTCTACGTGAACGACTTCAACACCGCCGCCCGGGCGGCCTACCACCGCGTCGGCTTCCGCGAGGTCGGCGCGTTCATGAGCGTCCTCTTCTGACACCCGCTTCCGACACCGGCCGCACCTGATCGCAGCCGCGGGCCACGGACCTCGGCTGCGGCATTCCGGCAGCCCCGTACCGCGAAGTAAGGTCGCCGCATGCTGCCTTCCGGAGTCCGAATCGCTCCCCTCGACCTCGCCGCCCGCGTGGACGAGGCCCTGCGCGTACAGGCCGTCGCCTTCGGCCTCAGCGAGGAGGAGGTCGGCATCCGGCGCTACATCGTCCAGCGCCACATGACCTGCCGCGGCGCCCGCGCCCTCGGGGCGTTCGCCGAGGACGGGGCGCTCACCGGATTCGTGTACGGGATGCCGAACGACCGCACCCACTGGTGGTCCACCATCGTCGAGCCGTACCTGCGCGCCGGCGGCCACGAGGACTGGCTCGACGGCTCCTTCGTGATCACCGAGCTGCACGTCCACCCCGGCTTCCAGGGCCACGGCGTCGGCCGCGCCCTGATCACCGGCATCACCGACGACGCCGCCGAGCCCCGCTCGATCCTCTCCGCCATCGACACCGAGAGCCCCGCCCGCGGCCTCTACCGGGCCCTCGGCTACACCGACCTCGCCCGCCAGGTCCACTTCCCGAGCGCGAGCCTGCCGTACGCGGTCATGGGCGCCACCCTGCCGCTGATCAGGCGCTGACCAGGCGCTGAAACCGGTACCGCGGGCCGCCGGGCCCCCGGTAATCTCCCGACATGTCTACGCAACACGTGCAGCGCATGTCCCGCCTCATGGCCAAGACCCTCCGCGAGGACCCGGCCGACGCCGAAACCCTCAGCCACCGGCTCCTGGTCCGCGCCGGCTACGTCCGACGCAGCTCCGCCGGGGTGTGGACGTGGCTGCCGCTCGGCAAGCGGGTCCTCGACAACGTCTCGCGGGTCGTCCGCGAGGAGATGGACGCGATCGGGGCCCAGGAGGTACTGCTCCCGGCCCTGCTGCCGAAGGAGCCGTACGAGGTCAGCGGACGCTGGTCGGAGTACGGGGACCTGCTGTTCCGGCTGAAGGACCGCAAGGGCGTGGACTACCTGCTCGGGCCCACGCACGAGGAGATCTTCACCCTCGTGGTGAAGGACCAGTGCAGCTCCTACAAGGACCTGCCGGTCATGCTGTACCAGATCCAGACCAAGTACCGCGACGAGGCGCGGCCCCGGTCCGGGGTGCTGCGCGGTCGCGAGTTCCAGATGAAGGACTCCTACTCCTTCGACGTGTCCGACGAGGGGCTGGAGGAGTCCTACCGGCTCCACCGCGAGGCGTACGTCCGCATCTTCGAGCGGCTCGGCCTGGACCACCGGATCGTGTCGGCCGTCTCGGGCGCCATGGGAGGTTCGGCGTCGGAGGAGTTCCTCGCCCCGGCCGAGGCGGGCGAGGACACCTTCGTGGACTGCCCGTCGTGCGACTACGCGGCGAACACGGAGGCCGTGACCTTCGCCCTGGCCCCCGTCTCCGCGGAACACCCGGCACTGGAGGAGGTGGACACCCCGGACACCCCGACGATCGAGACCCTCGCCGCGCACCTGGGCGTACCCGCCTCCGCGACGCTGAAGAACCTCCTGGTCAAGGTGGACGGCGAGATCACGGCCGTGGGCGTGCCGGGGGACCGGGAGGTGGATCTCGGCAAGCTGGGTGAGCACCTGGCCCCGGCGGTCGTGGAGTTGGTGACGGCCGAGGACTTCGAGGGCCGCCCGGACCTGGTACGCGGCTATGTGGGCCCGCAGGGCCTGGACAAGGTCCGCTACCTGGCCGACCCCCGCGTGGCGCCCGGCACTTCCTGGGTGACGGGCGCCAACCGGGCGGACACGCACGCCCGGAACGTCGTCTGCGGGCGGGACTTCGAGGTGGACCGGTACCTGGACGTGGTGGTCGTGGAGCCGGGCGACCCCTGCCCGTCCTGCGGGGCGGGGCTGAAGCTGGACCGGGCGATCGAGATCGGGCACATCTTCCAGTTGGGCCGCAAGTACGCGGACGCCTTCGGCCTGGACGTCCTCGGCCGCGAG comes from Streptomyces virginiae and encodes:
- the dxr gene encoding 1-deoxy-D-xylulose-5-phosphate reductoisomerase, producing the protein MSDRPAPLADPHLLFDPAAGLRDIVILGSTGSIGTQAIDLALRNPDRFRVTALSAAGGRVELLADQARQLRVQTVAVAREDVVPALKEALSARYGPSEPLPEILAGPDAAAELAASECHTVLNGITGSIGLAPTLAALRAGRTLALANKESLIVGGPLVKALAKPGQIIPVDSEHAALFQALAAGTRADVRKLVVTASGGPFRGRTRAELGRVTVEDALAHPTWAMGPVITVNSATLVNKGLEVIEAHLLYDIPFEQIEVVVHPQSYVHSMVEFTDGSTLAQATPPDMRGPIAIGLGWPQRIPDAAPAFDWTKASTWEFFPLDTDAFPSVGLARHVGTLGGTAPAVFNAANEECVEAFLAGRLPFTAIMDTVSAVVDEHGTPESGTSLTVQDVLEAEAWARARAREMAARAAAEARA
- a CDS encoding M50 family metallopeptidase codes for the protein MTLLMTVLGVVVFAVGLLVSIAWHELGHLSTAKIFGIRVPQYMVGFGPTIWSRRKGETEYGIKAIPMGGYIRMIGMFPPGEDGKVTARSTSPFRSMIEDARSAAYEELQPGDDTRLFYTRKPWKRVIVMFAGPFMNLVLAVAIFLTTLMTFGLNTQTTSVATVSDCVIQQSEKRDKCVPGDPAAPAKAAGLKAGDKIVAFDGRPVGDWSALQKDIRATVGPATITVERAGQRVDLKANLIENKVAKTDGSGRYVKDEYVTAGFLGFAPASGYVPQSFGQSVDRMGEMMQAGVESLVALPSKVPDLWNAAFNGAERKQDSPMGVVGAARVSGEIFTLDIPAQHQLVFFLNLLAGFNLSLFLFNMLPLLPLDGGHIAGALWESFRRTVARIFRRPDPGPFDVAKLMPVAYVVAGLFICFTLLVMVADVVNPIKIT
- the ispG gene encoding flavodoxin-dependent (E)-4-hydroxy-3-methylbut-2-enyl-diphosphate synthase; this encodes MTAISLGMPAVPTKLADRRVSRKIQVGKVAVGGDAQISVQSMTTTRTSDIGATLQQIAELTASGCDIVRVACPTQDDADALAVIAKKSQIPVIADIHFQPKYVFAAIDAGCAAVRVNPGNIKQFDDKVKEIAKAANETRTPIRIGVNAGSLDARLLKKYGKATPEALVESALWEASLFEEHGFGDIKISVKHNDPVVMVNAYRQLAAACDYPLHLGVTEAGPAFQGTIKSAVAFGALLSEGIGDTIRVSLSAPPAEEVKVGIQILESLNLKPRRLEIVSCPSCGRAQVDVYKLAEEVTAGLEGMEVPLRVAVMGCVVNGPGEAREADLGVASGNGKGQIFVKGEVIKTVPESKIVETLIEEAMKIAEQMEKDGVMSGEPTVAIGV
- a CDS encoding GNAT family N-acetyltransferase, which translates into the protein MTQTTTRVLEPSDLDAAMEILGREPVENAFVTSRVQVAGLDPWRLGGEMWGWYADGELRSLCYAGANLVPVCAGPDAVRAFADRARRTGRRCSSIVGPAEATRLLWQLLEPSWGPAREVRSHQPLMVIERPSTTVEADPQVRRIRKDEMELIMPACVAMFTEEVGISPMAGDGGLLYQARVAELVASGRSFARVDDGKVVFKAEIGAATTRACQIQGVWVDPEFRGLGHSESGMAAVVAYALRDVAPVVSLYVNDFNTAARAAYHRVGFREVGAFMSVLF
- a CDS encoding GNAT family N-acetyltransferase, which gives rise to MLPSGVRIAPLDLAARVDEALRVQAVAFGLSEEEVGIRRYIVQRHMTCRGARALGAFAEDGALTGFVYGMPNDRTHWWSTIVEPYLRAGGHEDWLDGSFVITELHVHPGFQGHGVGRALITGITDDAAEPRSILSAIDTESPARGLYRALGYTDLARQVHFPSASLPYAVMGATLPLIRR
- a CDS encoding proline--tRNA ligase, whose protein sequence is MSTQHVQRMSRLMAKTLREDPADAETLSHRLLVRAGYVRRSSAGVWTWLPLGKRVLDNVSRVVREEMDAIGAQEVLLPALLPKEPYEVSGRWSEYGDLLFRLKDRKGVDYLLGPTHEEIFTLVVKDQCSSYKDLPVMLYQIQTKYRDEARPRSGVLRGREFQMKDSYSFDVSDEGLEESYRLHREAYVRIFERLGLDHRIVSAVSGAMGGSASEEFLAPAEAGEDTFVDCPSCDYAANTEAVTFALAPVSAEHPALEEVDTPDTPTIETLAAHLGVPASATLKNLLVKVDGEITAVGVPGDREVDLGKLGEHLAPAVVELVTAEDFEGRPDLVRGYVGPQGLDKVRYLADPRVAPGTSWVTGANRADTHARNVVCGRDFEVDRYLDVVVVEPGDPCPSCGAGLKLDRAIEIGHIFQLGRKYADAFGLDVLGREGKPVRVTMGSYGIGVSRAVAALAEQTADERGLCWPAAVAPADVHVVAAGKAVPLALAEEAATTLAAAGRRVLLDDRPGLSPGVKLTDAELIGVPWILVAGRRSADGVVELQHRATGTREELPLTEALSRLTS